A genomic segment from Flavobacterium sp. 9R encodes:
- a CDS encoding HopJ type III effector protein, which translates to MTIPAFLEKLKNTPNAITFQETIAVIEAHYDFEPTAFENGLQHNAANENNGSCKLFAFAELQQLSKEATLACFGAYYTEDVLKNPEGTDHQNIRNFMKTGWDGIAFYGEPLTLKS; encoded by the coding sequence ATGACTATACCTGCTTTTTTAGAAAAATTAAAAAACACCCCAAACGCTATTACCTTTCAAGAAACTATCGCGGTTATTGAAGCCCATTATGATTTTGAACCAACAGCTTTCGAAAACGGCTTACAACATAATGCCGCTAACGAGAACAACGGCTCTTGCAAATTGTTTGCTTTTGCTGAATTACAGCAATTATCTAAAGAGGCTACATTAGCTTGTTTTGGGGCTTATTACACTGAAGATGTATTGAAAAATCCAGAAGGTACAGACCATCAAAACATTCGTAATTTTATGAAAACAGGGTGGGATGGCATAGCTTTTTATGGAGAGCCTTTGACATTAAAATCCTAA
- the recJ gene encoding single-stranded-DNA-specific exonuclease RecJ has product MRWTLKPKPEEEKINELATALQVSGTIASLLLQRGISSFEEARQFFRPSLNDLHDPYLMKDMDKAVARLEKAIENEENILVFGDYDVDGTTAVSLVSGYLKSFYPNVATYIPDRYDEGYGVSFKGIDFADDNSFSLIIALDCGIKSIDHVAYAKEKNIDFIIGDHHRPGDELPDAVAILDPKREDCDYPYDELCGCGIGFKLIQALAANRDQTIDDLIPYLDLVATAIAADIVPMTGENRVLAYFGLQVINSDPRPGIKAMTHQLKKKTLDITDVVFIIAPRINAAGRIKHGNHAVELLTEFDFEQAQQFASEIEAYNAERKDLDQQITKEALNQIEENGEQNRFTSVVFQETWHKGVIGIVASRLIETYYRPTLVFTKSGDKYAASARSVKGFDVYNALEACAEHLEQFGGHMYAAGMTLKPENYTAFKEAFERVVQETIAPELLQPELSIDAVVRFGEITPKFTRILKQFEPCGPQNMTPVFVSNNVFDTGYGKPMGKEEEHLKLFVRQNNSEGIPAIGFGLGNKHAIVKNKQLFEAAYCIDENEWNDKIELQLRLKDIRN; this is encoded by the coding sequence ATGCGTTGGACACTCAAACCCAAACCTGAAGAAGAAAAAATAAATGAATTAGCGACTGCCTTACAAGTTTCTGGAACGATTGCCTCATTATTACTGCAAAGAGGCATCTCTTCATTTGAGGAAGCACGACAATTTTTTCGCCCCTCATTAAACGATTTGCATGACCCGTATTTGATGAAAGATATGGACAAAGCGGTGGCAAGACTTGAAAAAGCCATAGAAAACGAGGAAAATATTTTGGTTTTTGGGGATTATGATGTGGATGGAACAACGGCAGTTTCTTTGGTTTCGGGCTATTTGAAAAGTTTTTACCCCAATGTTGCTACTTATATTCCGGATCGTTATGACGAAGGCTATGGCGTGTCGTTTAAAGGAATTGATTTTGCCGATGACAACAGTTTTTCGCTAATTATAGCGCTAGATTGTGGGATAAAATCTATTGACCACGTAGCGTATGCCAAAGAAAAGAATATCGATTTTATTATTGGTGACCACCACCGTCCTGGAGATGAATTACCTGATGCTGTAGCAATTTTAGACCCGAAACGAGAAGATTGCGACTATCCGTACGACGAATTGTGTGGTTGTGGCATTGGTTTTAAACTCATTCAAGCGTTGGCAGCAAACCGCGACCAAACCATTGATGATTTGATTCCGTATCTTGACTTGGTTGCAACAGCCATTGCTGCTGATATTGTTCCGATGACTGGAGAGAATAGGGTTTTGGCATATTTTGGATTGCAAGTAATTAATAGTGACCCTCGTCCTGGAATTAAGGCGATGACACATCAACTCAAGAAAAAAACGCTCGATATTACGGATGTAGTTTTTATAATTGCGCCGCGAATCAACGCTGCGGGTCGCATCAAACACGGAAATCATGCTGTAGAATTGTTGACCGAATTTGATTTTGAACAAGCCCAGCAATTTGCCTCTGAAATTGAAGCCTATAATGCCGAACGCAAAGATTTGGACCAACAAATTACGAAAGAAGCGCTGAACCAAATTGAAGAAAATGGCGAACAAAACCGATTTACATCGGTAGTGTTTCAAGAAACTTGGCACAAAGGCGTGATTGGAATTGTAGCGTCACGATTGATAGAAACATACTATCGTCCTACCTTGGTGTTTACCAAAAGTGGCGATAAATATGCCGCATCTGCCCGTTCCGTAAAAGGATTTGATGTATACAATGCGCTCGAAGCTTGTGCAGAACATTTGGAACAATTTGGAGGCCACATGTATGCTGCAGGAATGACCTTAAAACCAGAAAATTATACTGCTTTTAAGGAGGCCTTTGAAAGAGTAGTTCAAGAAACCATTGCCCCCGAATTACTACAACCCGAACTTTCTATCGATGCTGTTGTCCGTTTTGGAGAAATTACCCCTAAATTTACACGCATTTTAAAACAATTTGAGCCTTGTGGTCCTCAAAATATGACGCCCGTTTTTGTTTCCAACAATGTCTTTGATACTGGTTATGGAAAACCTATGGGAAAAGAAGAAGAACATCTGAAACTATTTGTACGTCAAAATAATTCGGAGGGAATTCCAGCAATTGGTTTTGGATTAGGAAACAAACATGCAATAGTAAAAAACAAACAACTTTTCGAGGCCGCTTATTGCATAGACGAAAATGAATGGAATGACAAAATAGAATTACAATTGCGATTGAAAGACATTAGAAACTAA
- a CDS encoding IS3 family transposase codes for MNYYNNDRTKSNLNKMSPTKYRAHHYQN; via the coding sequence ATAAACTATTACAATAACGACAGAACCAAGTCCAATTTAAACAAAATGAGCCCGACTAAATATCGAGCTCATCATTATCAAAATTAA
- a CDS encoding thymidine kinase yields the protein MFLENTVNHKEQFGWIEVICGSMFSGKTEELIRRLKRAQFAKQRIEIFKPSIDTRYHEEMVVSHDENEIRSTPVPAAANIALLAQGCDVIGIDEAQFFDDEIVRVCNDLANQGIRVIVAGLDMDFKGNPFGPMPALMATAEYVTKVHAVCTRTGNLANYSFRKTDNDKLVMLGETEEYEPLSRAAFYHALHDDKDKK from the coding sequence ATGTTTCTCGAAAATACAGTAAATCATAAAGAACAATTTGGTTGGATAGAAGTCATATGTGGCTCAATGTTTTCGGGTAAAACAGAAGAACTCATTCGCAGGTTGAAACGAGCTCAGTTTGCCAAACAACGAATTGAAATTTTTAAGCCTTCTATCGATACGCGCTATCACGAGGAAATGGTGGTGTCGCACGATGAGAATGAAATACGTTCTACACCAGTTCCTGCTGCTGCTAATATTGCACTTTTGGCGCAAGGGTGTGACGTTATTGGCATTGACGAAGCTCAATTTTTTGATGACGAAATTGTTAGGGTCTGTAATGATTTAGCCAATCAAGGAATTCGCGTAATTGTGGCTGGGTTGGATATGGATTTTAAAGGGAATCCTTTCGGACCGATGCCTGCTTTAATGGCTACAGCGGAGTATGTAACCAAAGTACACGCAGTGTGTACTCGAACAGGAAATTTAGCAAATTACAGTTTCAGAAAAACAGACAATGATAAACTCGTTATGCTTGGGGAAACAGAGGAATATGAACCCTTAAGTCGCGCTGCTTTTTATCACGCGCTGCACGACGATAAAGACAAAAAATAA
- the asnS gene encoding asparagine--tRNA ligase yields the protein MKHTKVKDLLNSTTILQEVNAKGWVRTFRNNQFIALNDGSTINNIQCVVDFENTPDETLKRITTGAAVSVIGSLVESQGAGQKYEIQVKQLEILGDSDAEKFPMQPKKHSLEFLRENAHLRVRTNAFGAIMRVRSVLAHAVHTYFQEKGFVYVNTPIITGSDAEGAGEMFKVTALPFDNTPRTEEGKVDYKKDFFGKETNLTVSGQLEGETFAMALGQIYTFGPTFRAENSNTSRHLAEFWMIEPEVAFNDLEDNMDLAEDFIQFVIKYVMDKCPEDLKFLEGRLLEEEKSKPQAERSEMALLEKLNFVLENNFKRVSYTEAIDILRNSTPNKKKKFQYIINEWGADLQSEHERYLVEKHFKCPVILFDYPANIKAFYMRLNDNTEPGKETVRAMDILFPGIGEIVGGSQREERYDVLVEKMKTLGIDEEELWWYLDTRRFGSAVHSGFGLGFERLVLFVTGMTNIRDVIPFPRTPMNAEF from the coding sequence ATGAAACACACAAAAGTTAAAGACTTATTAAACAGTACAACGATACTTCAGGAGGTTAATGCAAAAGGATGGGTGAGAACGTTTAGAAATAATCAGTTTATTGCGCTGAATGACGGGTCGACTATCAATAATATTCAGTGTGTGGTTGATTTTGAAAATACACCAGATGAGACATTAAAACGCATTACGACTGGCGCTGCCGTTTCGGTTATTGGCTCGTTAGTAGAAAGTCAAGGTGCTGGTCAGAAATATGAAATTCAGGTAAAGCAATTGGAAATTTTGGGTGACTCAGATGCGGAGAAATTCCCAATGCAGCCTAAAAAACACTCTTTGGAATTCTTGCGTGAGAATGCGCATTTGAGAGTAAGAACGAATGCTTTTGGCGCGATTATGCGCGTACGTTCGGTTTTGGCTCACGCGGTGCACACGTATTTTCAGGAGAAAGGTTTCGTGTATGTGAATACGCCAATCATTACTGGTTCGGATGCTGAAGGTGCGGGTGAAATGTTTAAAGTTACCGCTTTGCCTTTTGACAACACGCCAAGAACTGAGGAAGGAAAAGTAGATTACAAAAAAGATTTCTTTGGTAAAGAGACCAACTTAACGGTTTCTGGGCAATTAGAAGGAGAAACGTTCGCAATGGCGTTGGGTCAGATTTATACTTTTGGTCCTACGTTTAGAGCTGAAAACTCAAATACTTCTCGTCACCTAGCAGAGTTTTGGATGATTGAACCAGAGGTGGCTTTCAATGATTTGGAAGACAATATGGATTTGGCTGAGGATTTCATTCAATTTGTTATTAAATATGTAATGGATAAATGTCCAGAGGATTTGAAATTCTTAGAAGGACGTTTGTTAGAAGAAGAAAAATCAAAACCACAAGCCGAAAGAAGTGAAATGGCTTTGTTGGAGAAATTGAACTTTGTATTGGAAAACAATTTCAAACGCGTTTCGTATACGGAAGCAATTGATATTTTGAGAAATTCAACTCCGAACAAGAAGAAAAAATTCCAATATATTATTAACGAATGGGGCGCTGATTTACAATCAGAACACGAACGTTACTTGGTGGAAAAACACTTTAAATGTCCAGTGATTTTGTTTGATTATCCAGCCAACATCAAAGCATTTTATATGCGTTTGAACGACAATACAGAGCCTGGAAAAGAAACAGTTCGTGCAATGGATATTCTTTTCCCTGGCATTGGAGAAATCGTAGGAGGTTCACAAAGAGAAGAACGCTACGATGTTTTGGTAGAAAAAATGAAAACCTTAGGTATAGACGAAGAAGAATTATGGTGGTACTTAGATACCAGACGTTTTGGTTCTGCGGTACACTCTGGTTTTGGTCTTGGTTTCGAAAGATTGGTATTGTTTGTAACTGGAATGACCAATATTCGTGACGTAATTCCTTTCCCAAGAACACCAATGAATGCGGAATTTTAA
- a CDS encoding NAD(P)/FAD-dependent oxidoreductase yields MKQPTVHIIGAGLCGLTLAYLLKKKGIKSVVLEANNRIGGRIDTRYADKIGSIEMGATWCNDTHHKLLHLLQELNISYTKQYTSGVSFFETSNAYEPQRFSIPDNEAPSYRIDGGTFQLIAALEKNLDSSSIQLNEKVRQIKYDQSKIIIETTSGKQIEADYVVSTLPPNLLVGTVQFEPELPLDLTAIAQKTHTWMGESIKFGLVYEHPFWKEKGYSGTVFSHVNWVQEMYDHSTNDKTFYALKGFLNGGASTLTLEERRQKIENQLQRILGDEVKNATHYFEKVWREEPFTFAPYASLIMAHQNNGHPIYTTPLFDNRFFISGSETAREHPGYMEGAIQAAYYCSTYFN; encoded by the coding sequence ATGAAACAACCTACAGTTCATATCATTGGAGCTGGTTTGTGTGGTCTTACGCTAGCGTATTTACTCAAGAAAAAAGGCATAAAGTCTGTTGTACTTGAGGCCAATAACCGTATTGGCGGAAGAATAGATACGCGCTATGCAGACAAAATAGGAAGCATTGAAATGGGAGCCACTTGGTGCAACGATACCCATCATAAACTCTTACATTTATTACAAGAACTTAATATTTCGTATACCAAGCAATATACCTCGGGAGTTTCTTTTTTTGAAACATCAAATGCTTATGAACCTCAACGTTTTTCAATTCCTGATAACGAAGCTCCTTCCTACAGAATTGATGGCGGAACCTTCCAACTAATTGCGGCTTTAGAGAAGAATCTTGATTCAAGTTCGATACAGCTCAATGAAAAGGTGCGTCAAATCAAATATGACCAATCAAAAATTATCATTGAGACCACTAGTGGTAAACAAATTGAAGCAGATTATGTAGTGAGCACTTTACCCCCTAATTTATTGGTGGGTACCGTGCAATTTGAACCAGAATTACCGCTTGATTTGACAGCAATCGCCCAAAAAACGCACACTTGGATGGGTGAATCTATAAAATTTGGCTTAGTCTACGAACATCCGTTCTGGAAAGAAAAAGGATATTCGGGGACGGTATTTAGCCATGTGAATTGGGTACAAGAAATGTACGACCACAGTACAAACGACAAGACTTTTTATGCATTAAAAGGTTTCTTAAATGGAGGTGCCTCAACATTAACCCTTGAAGAACGAAGACAAAAAATAGAAAACCAATTGCAACGTATTTTGGGAGACGAAGTAAAAAATGCTACCCATTATTTCGAAAAAGTTTGGAGAGAGGAACCTTTCACTTTTGCCCCTTACGCTTCTTTGATTATGGCGCACCAAAACAACGGGCACCCTATTTATACAACCCCACTTTTTGACAACCGCTTTTTTATTTCTGGCTCAGAAACCGCCCGAGAACATCCTGGTTATATGGAAGGAGCTATTCAAGCGGCATACTATTGTAGTACTTATTTTAATTAA
- the rpoN gene encoding RNA polymerase factor sigma-54: protein MLKQFLNLKLSQKLSPQQIQLMKLIQLPTQAFEQRLLEEMNENPALEAGKEDDYEKDEFESEDYDDYDDAESDRIEADDINIDDYLSSDDIPDYKTQVNNYSDDDEDRESPYAAPISFHQDLINQLNTFILNEEDREIAEFLVGSIDDMGYIRRSIPDIVDDLAFTQGIYTDEKNVDRLLHVIHELEPTGVGARDLQECLLLQLKHKTPTEYIELAIDIIENQFDAFTKKHYDKLMQKYSVSNEQLKKAIYEIERLNPKPGGSFAGNSKVTENIVPDFAIRIVDGELELTLNGRNAPSLHVSKDYQEMMQTYKDSRDKSTQQKEAVQFIKQKLDSAKWFIDAIRQRQETLFVTMNAIMHYQEEFFLDGDETKLKPMILKDIADLVGLDISTISRVANSKYVETPYGTKLIKEFFSEAMMNDQGEEVSTLEIKKILKNTIEEEDKHKPLPDDQLAEILKEKGYPIARRTIAKYREQLDIPVARMRKKM, encoded by the coding sequence ATGCTAAAGCAATTTTTAAATTTAAAATTATCACAGAAATTATCTCCACAACAAATTCAGTTGATGAAGTTAATTCAATTGCCTACGCAAGCATTTGAACAACGTTTGTTAGAAGAAATGAACGAAAATCCGGCTCTAGAAGCAGGCAAAGAAGACGACTACGAGAAAGACGAATTTGAATCTGAAGACTACGACGATTATGATGATGCAGAATCAGATAGAATAGAAGCTGATGACATCAATATTGATGATTACTTAAGTAGTGACGACATCCCAGATTACAAAACGCAAGTCAATAATTATAGCGACGACGATGAAGACCGTGAAAGTCCCTATGCTGCTCCAATTAGTTTTCATCAAGACTTAATCAATCAACTCAATACTTTTATTCTCAACGAAGAAGACCGAGAAATCGCAGAATTCTTAGTGGGTAGTATTGATGATATGGGTTACATTCGAAGAAGCATTCCTGATATTGTAGATGATTTAGCCTTTACACAAGGAATCTATACCGATGAAAAAAATGTAGATAGACTTCTTCACGTTATTCACGAATTGGAACCCACAGGAGTTGGCGCCAGAGATTTACAAGAATGTTTGCTCCTACAACTCAAACATAAAACACCTACAGAATATATTGAATTAGCCATTGATATTATCGAGAATCAGTTTGATGCTTTTACCAAAAAGCACTACGATAAATTGATGCAAAAATACAGTGTCTCTAACGAACAATTAAAAAAAGCGATATACGAAATTGAGCGACTGAATCCAAAACCAGGAGGTTCTTTTGCAGGCAACAGTAAAGTTACCGAAAATATTGTTCCTGATTTTGCCATCAGAATTGTGGATGGTGAATTGGAATTAACGTTGAATGGGCGAAATGCTCCATCATTGCACGTTTCTAAAGACTATCAAGAAATGATGCAAACGTATAAAGATTCTAGAGACAAATCGACACAACAAAAAGAAGCCGTTCAGTTTATCAAACAAAAATTAGATTCGGCGAAATGGTTTATTGATGCTATTCGTCAACGTCAAGAAACACTTTTTGTAACGATGAACGCCATTATGCATTACCAAGAAGAATTTTTCTTAGATGGCGATGAAACCAAATTAAAACCAATGATTTTGAAAGACATCGCAGACTTGGTTGGTCTTGATATTTCAACAATTTCTAGGGTGGCCAATAGCAAATATGTAGAAACACCCTACGGCACCAAATTGATTAAAGAATTTTTCTCAGAAGCGATGATGAACGACCAAGGAGAAGAAGTCTCAACTTTAGAAATCAAAAAAATTCTAAAAAACACTATCGAAGAAGAAGACAAACACAAACCACTTCCCGATGACCAATTGGCCGAAATTTTAAAAGAAAAAGGCTATCCAATTGCCAGAAGAACCATAGCCAAATACCGTGAACAACTCGATATTCCAGTGGCAAGAATGAGAAAGAAAATGTAA
- a CDS encoding MFS transporter: MKTKNDPYAALRYKEFNTFLLLRFAMVFAWSMQFIIIEWQVYSLTKNPLSLGIIGLMEIIPAVAMALFAGHIVDQKEKKSLLFKCIVGFSIISIGLFLLTWPPVVSGWNMDTVLYAIYFMVFLGGIVRSFLGPTIFSLLSLIVPKKAYSNAATWSSSVWQVGSVVGPAVAGFSIHWIGVHWSLCIVIAFSIFSIIALTQIESKPILNKKIGEPVKESLKAGVRFVFNNPAILSSLSLDMFAVLFGGAVALLPIFAQDILKVGPEGFGVLRAAPAVGAFITMFVSAYVPMNKNAGMKLLIAIFGFGVCIIVFGLSTLYWLSVVALFFSGIFDGISVVIRQTILQLKTPDDMRGRVSAVNSIFVGSSNELGAFESGVTAKLMGTVTAVVFGGSMTLLTVLVTGFVSPTFRKLDLQKDLEAHEK, translated from the coding sequence ATGAAAACAAAAAACGATCCGTACGCTGCTTTGCGTTATAAAGAATTCAATACTTTTTTATTGTTACGCTTTGCTATGGTTTTTGCCTGGTCCATGCAATTTATCATTATTGAATGGCAAGTGTATAGCTTAACCAAAAATCCTTTATCGCTAGGAATTATTGGCCTTATGGAAATTATTCCAGCAGTAGCGATGGCGCTATTTGCAGGTCATATTGTCGATCAAAAAGAGAAAAAAAGTTTGCTCTTTAAATGCATTGTTGGCTTTTCAATCATTAGTATCGGTTTGTTTTTATTAACTTGGCCTCCTGTCGTCTCAGGTTGGAATATGGATACTGTTTTGTATGCCATTTACTTTATGGTATTTCTAGGTGGCATCGTACGTTCATTTTTAGGGCCTACCATTTTTTCACTTTTGTCACTAATTGTTCCCAAAAAAGCCTATTCTAACGCTGCCACTTGGAGCTCTTCTGTATGGCAAGTTGGTTCAGTAGTAGGTCCAGCTGTAGCGGGTTTTTCTATTCATTGGATTGGTGTACATTGGTCGTTATGCATTGTAATTGCTTTTTCAATTTTTTCAATAATCGCTTTAACTCAAATTGAATCGAAACCTATTTTGAATAAAAAAATTGGTGAACCCGTTAAGGAAAGTTTGAAAGCGGGTGTGCGATTTGTATTCAACAATCCAGCTATCTTATCATCACTTTCACTAGATATGTTTGCGGTTTTGTTTGGCGGAGCGGTAGCCTTGTTGCCTATTTTTGCCCAAGACATTTTAAAAGTCGGCCCTGAAGGATTTGGTGTTTTGAGAGCTGCGCCAGCCGTAGGAGCTTTTATAACGATGTTTGTATCAGCTTATGTGCCTATGAATAAAAATGCGGGGATGAAACTCTTGATCGCTATTTTTGGGTTCGGAGTGTGTATTATCGTCTTTGGACTTTCTACTTTGTATTGGCTTTCCGTGGTTGCGTTGTTCTTTAGTGGTATTTTTGATGGTATCTCAGTGGTGATTCGCCAAACGATTTTACAACTCAAAACACCCGATGATATGCGTGGACGCGTCTCGGCAGTGAACTCCATTTTTGTGGGTTCTTCTAATGAATTGGGTGCTTTTGAAAGTGGTGTTACGGCAAAACTAATGGGAACGGTAACGGCAGTAGTTTTTGGAGGAAGTATGACCTTGCTTACGGTATTGGTAACTGGATTCGTATCCCCTACTTTTAGAAAGCTGGATTTACAAAAAGATTTAGAAGCTCACGAAAAATAG
- the rsmI gene encoding 16S rRNA (cytidine(1402)-2'-O)-methyltransferase, protein MSKLYIVPTPIGNLEDMTFRAIRILKEADLILAEDTRTSGKLLKHFEISTHMHSHHMHNEHKTIENIISRLQGGETIALISDAGTPAISDPGFLITRACIENGIAVECLPGATAFVPALVNSGLPNDKFVFEGFLPDKKGRQTRYLALAEETRTMILYVSPHKLVKTLSEFVTYFGEDRPVCVSRELSKMHEENVRGTVKEVLAHFEKTAPRGEIVVVLGGKPITKETKKSKFSENTTD, encoded by the coding sequence ATGTCTAAACTATATATCGTACCCACTCCAATTGGCAACCTCGAAGACATGACGTTTCGAGCGATTCGCATTCTTAAAGAAGCCGATTTGATTTTGGCCGAAGACACCCGAACCAGTGGCAAATTGCTCAAGCATTTTGAGATTAGCACGCACATGCACAGCCATCATATGCATAATGAACACAAAACCATCGAAAACATAATTAGTCGATTGCAAGGAGGCGAAACCATCGCTCTGATTTCGGATGCTGGAACACCCGCCATCTCGGACCCTGGTTTTTTGATTACTAGAGCATGCATAGAAAACGGTATTGCGGTAGAATGTCTGCCAGGCGCAACCGCATTTGTACCCGCTTTAGTAAATAGTGGTTTACCGAATGACAAATTTGTTTTTGAAGGTTTTCTACCTGACAAAAAAGGAAGACAAACCCGTTATTTGGCTTTGGCCGAAGAAACAAGAACCATGATTCTTTATGTTTCTCCTCACAAATTAGTAAAGACTTTAAGTGAATTTGTTACTTATTTTGGTGAAGACCGTCCCGTTTGTGTTTCGAGAGAATTATCTAAAATGCATGAGGAAAACGTACGCGGAACAGTAAAAGAAGTGCTGGCTCACTTTGAAAAAACTGCACCTAGAGGCGAAATCGTAGTGGTGCTTGGCGGAAAACCGATAACCAAAGAAACCAAAAAGAGTAAATTTTCAGAAAACACTACCGACTAA
- a CDS encoding histidine phosphatase family protein, which translates to MKKILYVFAFMLLTLGAFGQTTTIYLIRHAEKVDNSKNPDLSKVGLERAEHWKTILAQVPLKAVYSTDFLRTVQTATPTATSKNLEIIKYDPKTLDLEQLKKEHKGQAILIVGHSNTTPDLVNRIINQKVYAPIDDTVFGNLYIITISGNELSHQLLQGL; encoded by the coding sequence ATGAAAAAGATTTTATACGTTTTCGCTTTTATGCTCTTAACGCTTGGCGCTTTTGGCCAAACGACGACAATTTACTTGATTCGTCACGCCGAAAAAGTAGACAATTCTAAAAATCCTGATTTGTCAAAAGTAGGTTTGGAGCGCGCTGAACATTGGAAAACGATTCTAGCGCAAGTTCCACTAAAGGCGGTGTACAGTACTGATTTTTTGAGAACGGTACAAACCGCTACACCAACTGCCACTAGTAAAAATTTGGAGATTATAAAATATGACCCAAAAACTCTCGACCTTGAACAACTCAAAAAAGAACACAAAGGTCAAGCTATTTTGATTGTAGGCCATAGCAATACGACACCTGATTTAGTGAATAGAATCATTAATCAAAAGGTGTATGCTCCAATTGACGATACTGTTTTTGGAAATTTATACATCATTACAATTAGCGGAAATGAGCTAAGTCACCAATTGCTGCAAGGGTTGTAA